One part of the Streptomyces lydicus genome encodes these proteins:
- the thiL gene encoding thiamine-phosphate kinase, whose translation MNLPEAVYSDEPTRVRQLVSEFLSGQSGALVGTDGLDVQLSAGADARDDCAVYDIGSPMSLVVGSDYIRGPKFILHEMGLLSDFDIGYYLAAANISDVAAMGATPIGLLSVIRYPHELDDAGFRQVMAGIHQACTDFGTLNVGGDIGNAERLILAGTALGVCPPGKVLRRHGARPGDLLCITGPCGLLGAAVAYFPKRESFAGRLPEAAEQRLLDSWKRPRARVAEGQLLSRKPYATACQDTSDGLKATVEQLMQAGGVGFRVVEQDVPIDPAVRAVAELMNVEPLALAMSASSDFQLAFTVAPDDLAACRESFTASGLDFHVIGEATEKEEAEAVHNGTSRPLPGVAWKHQKSDISLLAASSPDA comes from the coding sequence GTGAATCTCCCCGAAGCCGTGTACTCGGACGAGCCGACGCGGGTGCGTCAGCTCGTCAGTGAGTTCCTCAGCGGTCAGTCCGGCGCCCTCGTGGGCACGGACGGATTAGACGTCCAGCTGTCCGCCGGGGCCGATGCCCGGGACGACTGCGCGGTGTACGACATCGGTTCGCCGATGTCACTCGTCGTCGGGTCGGACTACATTCGCGGACCCAAATTCATCCTGCACGAAATGGGCCTGCTGTCCGACTTCGACATCGGCTACTACCTCGCCGCCGCGAACATCAGCGACGTCGCCGCCATGGGCGCCACCCCGATCGGCCTGCTGAGCGTCATCCGCTATCCCCACGAGCTGGACGACGCGGGCTTCCGCCAGGTGATGGCCGGCATCCACCAGGCGTGTACGGATTTCGGCACGCTCAATGTCGGCGGCGACATCGGCAACGCGGAGCGCCTCATCCTCGCCGGTACCGCGCTGGGCGTCTGTCCGCCCGGAAAGGTGCTGCGACGGCACGGCGCCCGCCCGGGAGACCTGCTCTGCATCACCGGCCCCTGCGGTTTGCTGGGTGCCGCGGTGGCGTATTTCCCCAAGCGCGAATCCTTCGCCGGTAGGCTCCCGGAAGCGGCCGAGCAGCGTCTGCTGGACAGCTGGAAGCGGCCGCGGGCCCGGGTGGCCGAGGGGCAGCTCCTGTCCCGCAAGCCGTACGCCACCGCCTGCCAGGACACCTCGGACGGGCTCAAGGCCACCGTCGAGCAGCTCATGCAGGCCGGCGGGGTGGGCTTCCGCGTCGTCGAGCAGGACGTGCCCATCGACCCCGCGGTGCGCGCCGTGGCGGAGCTGATGAACGTCGAGCCGCTGGCCCTGGCGATGAGCGCCTCCTCCGACTTCCAATTGGCATTCACCGTCGCCCCCGACGATCTCGCCGCCTGCCGGGAAAGCTTCACCGCCTCCGGGCTGGATTTCCATGTGATTGGTGAGGCGACAGAGAAGGAAGAAGCAGAAGCGGTGCACAACGGGACCTCCCGGCCGCTGCCCGGCGTGGCGTGGAAACATCAGAAATCCGACATCAGCCTGCTGGCCGCGAGTTCCCCGGACGCCTGA
- a CDS encoding (d)CMP kinase — MPRVAISIDGPTASGKSTLAQGLSQALGLAFLDTGLTYRSLAYALTRESAETLRDDLAAVLDHRPEVYRAPGADEPAQRHGIFLRGEDITGKIWDASLDDNLKSVARDPGWRQAILRLHQDVTERYGDIVVVGRDVAVTLLPDADLRIYLTASLAVRRERRRAQYRDMRDRSVTVGPATERDVENRAAVRALPKSLEIPTTYLPASAVFAAALHGLRKFSAPRPVRQGKANNS; from the coding sequence GTGCCGCGTGTCGCAATTTCTATCGACGGGCCCACCGCCAGTGGCAAGTCCACGCTGGCCCAGGGCCTGTCCCAAGCCCTGGGGCTGGCCTTCCTGGACACCGGGCTGACGTACCGGAGCCTGGCCTACGCGCTGACCCGCGAGTCCGCGGAGACCCTGCGCGACGACCTGGCCGCCGTGCTCGACCACCGGCCCGAGGTGTACCGCGCGCCGGGGGCGGACGAGCCGGCGCAGCGGCACGGGATCTTCCTCCGCGGCGAGGACATCACCGGGAAGATCTGGGACGCGTCCCTGGACGACAACCTGAAGTCGGTGGCCAGGGACCCGGGTTGGCGGCAGGCGATCCTGCGCCTGCACCAGGACGTCACGGAGCGGTACGGCGACATCGTGGTGGTGGGCCGGGACGTGGCGGTCACCCTGCTGCCCGACGCCGACCTGCGCATCTACCTGACCGCGAGCCTGGCCGTCCGCAGGGAGCGCCGCCGGGCCCAGTACCGAGACATGCGGGACCGCTCGGTGACGGTCGGGCCGGCCACGGAACGCGACGTCGAGAACCGGGCCGCCGTCCGGGCGCTGCCGAAATCCCTCGAAATCCCCACCACCTACCTCCCGGCTTCGGCGGTATTCGCCGCCGCCCTGCACGGGCTGCGGAAATTTTCCGCACCCCGGCCCGTACGACAAGGAAAGGCAAATAATTCGTGA
- a CDS encoding HIT family protein, translated as MLRDLRCAGADFCEEIAGAQESTFSLVYEGEPRSRVIWETNGFRLIADLSPLSVGHLLLLPVEHYLSFAQLIEERGVELAGVLESVGALYRATFGRLTVLEHGSSAAMKASACISHAHWHLMPVDGNQVNSLITADGLPRSALTDLKQLAPYGGTPYFLCGRPGKYYVYDGQRPMRSQYLRSIVGQVLGIPDPLFDYALVVRKELLRETVARTSGWRSILDGPR; from the coding sequence ATGCTTCGTGATCTCCGGTGCGCGGGCGCTGACTTTTGCGAAGAGATCGCCGGCGCTCAGGAGAGCACATTCTCCCTGGTCTATGAAGGAGAGCCACGAAGCCGCGTCATCTGGGAGACGAACGGGTTCCGTCTGATTGCCGACCTGTCACCCCTTTCCGTCGGCCATCTGCTGCTGCTCCCCGTCGAGCACTACCTCAGCTTCGCCCAGCTGATCGAGGAGCGCGGCGTCGAGCTGGCAGGCGTACTGGAAAGCGTGGGCGCCCTGTACCGGGCGACCTTCGGCAGGCTCACGGTGCTCGAACACGGATCCTCCGCCGCCATGAAGGCCAGCGCCTGCATCTCGCACGCCCACTGGCACCTGATGCCCGTCGACGGAAACCAGGTGAATTCCCTCATCACGGCGGACGGACTTCCCCGGTCCGCCCTGACGGACCTGAAACAGCTCGCCCCTTACGGCGGCACTCCGTACTTCCTCTGCGGCCGGCCCGGAAAATATTACGTATACGACGGGCAACGCCCGATGCGCAGTCAATACCTTCGCTCTATAGTGGGCCAGGTACTCGGAATTCCGGACCCCTTATTCGATTACGCGTTGGTGGTCCGCAAGGAGCTGCTCCGGGAAACCGTCGCACGCACCAGCGGGTGGCGGTCGATTCTGGACGGCCCGAGGTGA
- a CDS encoding M48 family metalloprotease yields MSRTTAAPPRPPVDGRVLGAGTGLRFALLLVLFLTSSATIVTEIVQALADPRNIRVGCALAAGADPESDYLGIGLAAVRAGDAYPACLSRYVPSAAAWVPLAVLAALLLAAATVYWLLPRWKGRRGRVVPLRAVDPEGELGPLLDELVGVAGLSRPPRFVVAPAAATAGAVVFGRLRRYTVCLHGGLVARRRRDPEGFRAVVLHELAHLRNHDIDVTYATVALWRVFLVAVLPAYLFRIVQDLKDSASSAILGPAERLGTGHELILSGVMIAFVYLARADILRTRETYADLDALAWGADARGWHHAAAHGPGKAAAPGRTRRALASFTALWRTHPAWDRRVAALTDPRELFAPHALTLFVAGATATIAGDQLTDLLDGPRSGGALRVLTALLAGLIAAIPGVSVWRGVARAVLTGGRIPTGLRAGWWTGLGLAVGELLTSSTSGSTRWLPNHPEALAVLIVISVGIMCWTAQFAELSVRSWRGRTLRPAMLLGLAAIWVVFALWYAWWQADGHTFTTGWAYSGTGIRDALLHDLPGAVPGDRDVLAGFAAVLPLLLPIGTDPFIGWAAAVLWLLPLLAWTRRPATGAPEWARRALRGAPAPELSGPLLPPLRRVLLATAAGTALCWAGTVALMAVMHTWQPPPERRYGTYMLVHLACVLLVLVCGTLAAAVLTSLTTRRFALLVALVAAGTTALLGLAGAAVLGTADGCLGPLNTLATSCHWSPAKVWPTTQLLFPLVLGLGIFVSAVVALLCTAARGALRPRRRTAAASPPAGGPAPRRERLVLRRAVAGTVCLAVLALTTATSLPRDAGTGRTSLTKQQLIPTAALPTPSPQVLAAQTDAWLRLGGTGLMARFTTEVLAVLSALQDKAALTDRGFAATRIRPHCVALEHLATETAAYFPVPRSATQARWAKLHERSKQAGADCRRGIEQGKLTVFAAAMRSFIDIGANTPGVLDSINAEAGRGRSGH; encoded by the coding sequence GTGAGCCGGACCACGGCCGCACCGCCCCGCCCGCCCGTCGACGGGCGCGTCCTCGGCGCCGGCACCGGACTGCGCTTCGCACTGCTGCTGGTGCTGTTCCTGACCAGCAGCGCCACGATCGTGACCGAGATCGTCCAGGCGCTGGCCGACCCGCGCAACATCCGCGTCGGCTGCGCACTCGCGGCCGGCGCCGACCCGGAGAGCGACTATCTGGGCATCGGCCTGGCCGCGGTGCGCGCCGGCGACGCCTACCCGGCCTGCCTGAGCCGGTACGTGCCCTCCGCCGCCGCATGGGTACCGCTCGCCGTCCTCGCCGCCCTGCTGCTCGCGGCCGCCACCGTGTACTGGCTGCTGCCCCGTTGGAAGGGCCGCCGCGGCCGCGTCGTACCACTGCGAGCCGTCGACCCCGAAGGGGAGTTAGGCCCGCTCCTGGACGAACTGGTCGGCGTCGCCGGGCTGTCCCGCCCGCCTCGGTTCGTCGTGGCACCGGCCGCGGCCACCGCCGGCGCGGTGGTCTTCGGACGGCTGCGCCGCTACACCGTCTGCCTGCACGGCGGCCTGGTCGCCCGCCGGCGCCGGGACCCGGAGGGCTTCCGCGCGGTGGTCCTCCACGAACTCGCGCACCTCCGCAACCACGACATCGACGTCACCTACGCCACGGTCGCCCTCTGGCGGGTCTTCCTCGTCGCCGTGCTCCCCGCCTACCTGTTCCGGATCGTGCAGGACCTCAAGGACTCCGCGTCGTCCGCGATCCTCGGCCCCGCGGAACGCCTCGGCACCGGGCACGAACTCATCCTGTCGGGCGTGATGATCGCGTTCGTCTACCTCGCCCGGGCCGACATCCTGCGCACCCGCGAGACGTACGCCGACCTCGACGCCCTCGCCTGGGGAGCGGACGCCCGGGGCTGGCACCACGCCGCCGCGCACGGCCCCGGCAAGGCCGCCGCACCCGGCCGGACCCGGAGGGCGCTGGCCTCGTTCACCGCGCTGTGGCGCACCCACCCGGCATGGGACCGGCGGGTGGCCGCGCTCACCGACCCCCGGGAACTCTTCGCACCGCACGCCCTGACCCTGTTCGTGGCCGGCGCCACCGCGACGATCGCCGGCGACCAGCTGACCGATCTGCTGGACGGCCCCCGGTCCGGCGGGGCGCTCCGGGTGCTGACGGCACTGCTCGCGGGACTGATCGCGGCGATCCCCGGCGTCTCCGTGTGGCGGGGCGTGGCGCGGGCGGTGCTCACCGGCGGCCGGATCCCCACGGGGCTGCGCGCGGGCTGGTGGACCGGGCTCGGCCTCGCGGTCGGCGAGCTGCTGACGAGCAGCACCTCCGGCAGCACGCGGTGGCTGCCCAACCACCCCGAGGCGCTCGCGGTGCTGATCGTCATCAGCGTCGGAATCATGTGCTGGACGGCGCAGTTCGCCGAGCTGTCGGTGCGCTCCTGGCGCGGCCGCACGCTCCGGCCCGCCATGCTCCTGGGGCTGGCCGCGATCTGGGTGGTCTTCGCCCTGTGGTACGCCTGGTGGCAGGCCGACGGGCACACCTTCACGACGGGCTGGGCGTACTCCGGGACCGGTATCCGGGACGCGCTGCTGCACGATCTGCCGGGCGCCGTCCCCGGGGACCGCGACGTGCTCGCCGGATTCGCCGCGGTGCTGCCGCTGCTCCTGCCGATCGGCACGGACCCCTTCATCGGCTGGGCCGCGGCGGTGCTGTGGCTGCTGCCGCTGCTCGCCTGGACGCGGCGGCCGGCGACCGGCGCACCGGAGTGGGCCCGCCGGGCGCTGCGCGGCGCCCCCGCCCCGGAGCTCTCCGGGCCGCTGCTGCCGCCGCTGCGCCGGGTGTTGCTCGCCACCGCCGCGGGCACCGCGCTGTGCTGGGCGGGCACGGTCGCCCTGATGGCCGTCATGCACACCTGGCAGCCGCCCCCGGAGCGGCGCTACGGCACGTACATGCTGGTCCACCTGGCGTGCGTGCTGCTCGTCCTGGTCTGCGGCACGCTCGCCGCGGCCGTCCTGACCAGCCTGACGACCCGGCGCTTCGCGCTGCTCGTCGCGCTGGTCGCGGCGGGCACAACGGCGTTGCTGGGCCTGGCCGGTGCGGCCGTCCTCGGCACCGCCGACGGCTGTCTGGGCCCGCTGAACACGCTCGCCACCAGCTGCCACTGGTCGCCCGCCAAGGTCTGGCCGACCACCCAGCTGCTGTTCCCGCTGGTCCTCGGCCTGGGCATCTTCGTCTCCGCCGTCGTCGCCCTCCTGTGCACGGCGGCGCGCGGGGCCCTGCGCCCGCGCCGCCGGACCGCCGCGGCCTCCCCACCGGCCGGCGGGCCCGCGCCCCGGCGGGAACGGCTGGTGCTGCGGCGCGCGGTGGCCGGCACGGTCTGCCTCGCGGTGCTCGCGCTCACCACCGCGACGAGCCTCCCGAGGGACGCGGGCACCGGCCGCACCTCACTCACCAAGCAGCAACTGATCCCCACCGCCGCGCTTCCCACCCCCTCACCCCAGGTCCTCGCCGCACAGACCGACGCCTGGCTCCGGCTCGGCGGTACCGGGCTGATGGCGCGCTTCACGACCGAGGTGCTGGCCGTCCTCTCGGCCCTGCAGGACAAGGCGGCCCTCACCGACCGGGGATTCGCGGCCACCCGCATCCGTCCGCACTGCGTCGCCCTCGAACACCTCGCCACGGAGACCGCCGCGTACTTCCCGGTCCCGCGCTCGGCGACCCAGGCGCGGTGGGCGAAGCTGCACGAGCGCAGCAAGCAGGCCGGTGCCGACTGCCGCCGCGGCATCGAGCAGGGAAAGCTCACCGTCTTCGCGGCAGCCATGCGCAGCTTCATCGACATCGGCGCGAACACCCCGGGCGTGCTCGACAGCATCAACGCCGAGGCCGGACGGGGGCGTTCGGGCCACTGA
- a CDS encoding ABC transporter ATP-binding protein yields the protein MHLRTSRGQPAPTEEPPPPPQPGTESPPVDTRLWSRQTDPTIRTRRVGLKESLRRFWPLTHGDRRWILLVCLAAVAAALAETAAILLFAQLTDKALQKGSVSAFWQPASLWLGVAVVGAVVGYLGNSLAAWTAERFVMRLRARVFAHLQTLPPHFFQRSRRGDLVERMTGDVDAIEQMLITGLVQAAAALFGIIFYAGAALWLRWDLALATFVLAPLFWAATHRFTGRVKEVSRRERAADGAITSVVEEGLVNVVLTQAYNRQRDEEERLDHQARRWFRASVTSARLQGLYDQVVELLETVCVLTIIGLGAWEISAGRMTLGQLLAFAAFVGYLYPPIRSLGQLGLTATEATAGAERLLEILDARPAVTDPAPSLVAPPRHGRALGEVEARHVHFRYPGGSEDALHDFSFTAVPGELLVITGPSGAGKSTLAALLLRFYDPDAGTVRLDDVPVHRMPLAQLRHNITLLPQDTLVLHDTVEENIAAGRPHGRATHHDVERAARAADAHDFITALPDGYDTVIAPGTARLSGGQLQRIAIARAMLRDAPVLVLDEPTTGLDVLATQRILGPLRRLAEGRTTLVITHDLDLAADADRVLVLDHGLLVESGTHPQLLAQRGLYATLFHAHPPPHPHNGTANPAAERRGMVG from the coding sequence ATGCATCTGCGCACCTCCCGCGGGCAGCCGGCACCCACCGAGGAGCCGCCGCCCCCGCCCCAACCCGGCACGGAATCCCCGCCTGTTGACACCCGCCTGTGGAGCCGGCAGACGGACCCCACGATCCGCACCAGGCGCGTCGGGCTCAAGGAATCGCTCCGCCGCTTCTGGCCACTGACCCACGGCGACCGGCGCTGGATCCTCCTGGTCTGCCTGGCCGCCGTCGCCGCCGCCCTCGCCGAGACCGCGGCCATCCTGCTCTTCGCCCAACTCACCGACAAGGCCCTGCAGAAGGGCTCGGTCAGCGCCTTCTGGCAGCCCGCGTCCCTGTGGCTCGGCGTCGCCGTGGTCGGCGCGGTGGTGGGCTACCTCGGCAACTCCCTCGCGGCCTGGACCGCCGAGCGCTTCGTCATGCGCCTGCGGGCCCGGGTCTTCGCGCATCTCCAGACGCTCCCCCCGCACTTCTTCCAGCGCAGCCGCCGCGGTGACCTCGTCGAGCGGATGACGGGCGACGTCGACGCCATCGAGCAGATGCTCATCACCGGCCTCGTCCAGGCGGCCGCGGCGCTCTTCGGCATCATCTTCTACGCCGGTGCCGCCCTCTGGCTGCGCTGGGACCTGGCCCTGGCCACCTTCGTCCTGGCGCCGCTGTTCTGGGCCGCCACCCACCGCTTCACCGGCCGGGTCAAAGAGGTCTCCCGCCGCGAGCGCGCCGCCGACGGCGCCATCACCTCCGTCGTCGAGGAGGGCCTGGTCAACGTCGTGCTGACCCAGGCGTACAACCGGCAGCGCGACGAGGAGGAACGGCTCGACCACCAGGCGCGCAGGTGGTTCCGGGCCTCGGTGACCAGCGCCCGACTCCAAGGGCTCTACGACCAGGTCGTCGAGCTCCTGGAAACCGTCTGCGTGCTGACGATCATCGGCCTGGGCGCCTGGGAGATCTCCGCCGGCCGGATGACCCTCGGCCAGCTGCTCGCCTTCGCCGCCTTCGTCGGCTACCTCTACCCACCGATCCGCTCCCTCGGCCAGCTCGGCCTGACCGCCACCGAAGCGACCGCCGGCGCCGAGCGCCTCCTGGAGATCCTCGACGCCCGCCCCGCCGTCACCGACCCGGCGCCCTCCCTGGTCGCCCCGCCGCGCCACGGCCGCGCCCTCGGCGAGGTGGAGGCCCGGCACGTCCACTTCCGCTACCCCGGCGGCTCCGAGGACGCCCTCCACGACTTCTCCTTCACCGCCGTCCCCGGCGAACTGCTGGTCATCACCGGCCCCAGCGGCGCCGGCAAATCGACCCTGGCCGCGCTGCTGCTGCGGTTCTACGACCCCGACGCGGGCACCGTCCGCCTCGACGACGTCCCCGTGCACCGCATGCCGCTCGCCCAGCTGCGGCACAACATCACGCTGCTGCCCCAGGACACCCTCGTCCTGCACGACACCGTCGAGGAGAACATCGCCGCCGGCCGCCCGCACGGCCGCGCCACCCACCACGACGTGGAGCGCGCCGCCCGGGCCGCCGACGCCCACGACTTCATCACCGCCCTCCCCGACGGCTACGACACCGTCATCGCCCCCGGCACCGCCCGCCTCTCCGGCGGCCAGCTCCAGCGCATCGCGATCGCCCGCGCCATGCTCCGCGACGCCCCCGTCCTCGTCCTCGACGAGCCCACCACCGGCCTGGACGTGCTCGCCACCCAGCGCATCCTCGGCCCCCTGCGCCGCCTCGCCGAGGGCCGCACCACCCTCGTGATCACCCACGACCTGGACCTCGCCGCGGACGCCGACCGCGTTCTGGTCCTCGACCACGGCCTGCTCGTCGAGTCCGGCACCCACCCCCAGCTCCTCGCCCAACGCGGCCTGTACGCCACCCTGTTCCACGCCCACCCCCCGCCCCACCCGCACAACGGAACGGCCAACCCCGCCGCGGAACGGCGCGGAATGGTCGGCTGA
- a CDS encoding Fpg/Nei family DNA glycosylase translates to MPELPDVEAFRATFACCARRRVVRHIEVRDAGVLHGLSARQLRHALEGRRFAAPERHGKWLIARTGGPTLLLHFGMTGRLVCTAPEEADHPHDRVVFTMSRHHLLRYRDQRKLQGLWLVDAAGLDRVLGGLGPDAATVPRGALRAALAGRRGRLKAVLLDQTVLAGLGNLLVDEILWRTRLPPSRPARDLTDEEGDRLHTELRRTLRAAVRAGCVPPRDSWLTGRRDDPDPRCPRCGGPLRRGRVAGRGTVWCARCQP, encoded by the coding sequence ATGCCCGAGCTGCCCGACGTCGAGGCGTTCCGCGCCACCTTCGCCTGCTGCGCCCGGCGACGGGTGGTCCGGCACATCGAGGTCCGCGACGCGGGCGTGCTGCACGGGCTGAGCGCACGTCAGCTGCGCCACGCCCTGGAGGGCCGCAGGTTCGCCGCACCCGAGCGGCACGGGAAGTGGCTGATCGCCCGGACCGGCGGCCCCACCCTGCTGCTGCACTTCGGCATGACCGGCCGGCTGGTGTGCACCGCACCGGAGGAGGCCGACCACCCCCACGACCGGGTGGTCTTCACCATGAGCCGGCACCACCTGCTCCGCTACCGCGACCAGCGCAAACTCCAGGGCCTGTGGCTGGTCGACGCGGCCGGGCTGGACCGGGTGCTCGGCGGTCTCGGACCGGACGCGGCAACGGTGCCGCGCGGCGCCCTCCGGGCGGCGCTCGCCGGCCGGCGCGGCCGCCTCAAGGCGGTCCTGCTGGACCAGACCGTGCTGGCCGGACTCGGCAACCTCCTCGTCGACGAGATCCTCTGGCGCACCCGGCTGCCCCCGTCCCGGCCCGCCCGCGACCTCACCGACGAGGAGGGCGACCGCCTGCACACGGAGCTGCGCCGCACCCTGCGCGCGGCGGTGCGGGCGGGCTGCGTGCCGCCCCGCGACAGCTGGCTGACCGGCCGCCGCGACGACCCCGACCCGCGCTGCCCGCGCTGCGGCGGCCCCCTGCGCCGCGGCCGCGTCGCGGGCCGCGGCACCGTGTGGTGCGCCCGCTGCCAGCCCTGA
- a CDS encoding TetR/AcrR family transcriptional regulator, producing the protein MAERKARADALRNRETVLAAADELFARSASPRTVSMDEIAAAAGVGKGTLFRRFGDRTGLIRAVFEARIEPLRTAVTDGPAPLGPATPPRERVPALLDALLRFKLENRHLSLALEEAGSGSPYQAAHYAWWHGTLRDTLRRLPGHEDADFTAHALLAATRADLVEHLAGEEGTAPARMRAQLAAFVGRVLGQG; encoded by the coding sequence ATGGCCGAACGCAAGGCGCGGGCCGACGCGTTGCGCAACCGGGAGACCGTCCTGGCCGCGGCCGACGAACTCTTCGCCCGCAGCGCGAGCCCCCGCACCGTGTCGATGGACGAGATCGCCGCGGCCGCCGGCGTCGGCAAGGGCACCCTCTTCCGCCGCTTCGGCGACCGCACCGGCCTCATCCGCGCGGTCTTCGAGGCGCGGATCGAGCCGCTGCGGACGGCCGTGACCGACGGACCGGCACCGCTCGGCCCCGCCACCCCGCCGCGCGAACGGGTCCCGGCGCTGCTCGACGCGCTGCTCCGCTTCAAGCTTGAGAACCGCCACCTGTCCCTCGCCCTGGAGGAGGCCGGCAGCGGCAGCCCGTATCAGGCGGCCCACTACGCCTGGTGGCACGGCACCTTGCGGGACACCCTGCGCCGGCTGCCCGGTCACGAGGACGCCGACTTCACCGCGCACGCCCTGCTGGCCGCCACCCGGGCCGACCTCGTCGAGCACCTCGCCGGCGAGGAGGGCACCGCCCCCGCGCGGATGAGGGCCCAACTGGCGGCCTTCGTCGGCCGGGTCCTGGGTCAGGGATAA
- a CDS encoding nuclear transport factor 2 family protein: MRETDPAALYRHGLRLLLEKDMEGWVALCADDAVLEFPFAPEGYPRRLAGRAEIAAYLRDYPDHIDLRAVPHLKIHRTDAPDTVVVEMRATGRIVATGAPYEMTYVVVVTVADGRITHYRDYWNPLAVPASMSEAKAG, translated from the coding sequence ATGCGTGAAACCGACCCGGCGGCGCTCTATCGCCACGGCCTGCGGCTGCTCCTGGAGAAGGACATGGAGGGCTGGGTCGCCCTCTGCGCCGACGACGCGGTCCTCGAATTCCCCTTCGCACCCGAGGGCTACCCCCGGCGGCTGGCGGGGCGGGCGGAGATCGCCGCGTACCTGCGGGACTACCCCGACCACATCGATCTCCGGGCCGTCCCCCACCTGAAGATCCACCGCACCGACGCCCCGGACACCGTCGTCGTCGAGATGCGCGCCACCGGGCGGATCGTGGCCACCGGCGCGCCGTACGAGATGACCTATGTCGTCGTGGTGACCGTCGCCGACGGCCGCATCACGCACTACCGCGACTACTGGAACCCGCTCGCCGTCCCCGCCTCCATGAGCGAGGCGAAGGCCGGATGA
- a CDS encoding NAD-dependent epimerase/dehydratase family protein codes for MNDRDTVLVTGATGTTGSRVVARLAALGHPVRAAARRPDGARAVPFDWYDPATHPGALHGADRLYLVPPPGDPDPAAVMLPFLERARAAGARRAVLLSSSALPAGGPGVGRVHAALPGLFDAWTVLRPSWFMQNFTGGHPHAQDLRERGVLTTATGGGRVGFVDADDIAAVAVRALTAEPALPAGDLVLTGPQALSYDEVAAVVSEVTGRPVRHRAIGHEALRDRLAAGMPAEFAALLAGLDRAIAGGAEDRVTDTVQRLTGRPPRAFRTHAQAHWSGGAARIPTP; via the coding sequence ATGAACGACCGTGACACCGTCCTGGTCACCGGGGCCACCGGCACCACCGGCAGCCGCGTCGTCGCCCGGCTCGCCGCGCTCGGACACCCCGTCAGGGCCGCCGCCCGCCGCCCGGACGGCGCCCGCGCCGTCCCCTTCGACTGGTACGACCCGGCCACCCACCCCGGCGCCCTGCACGGGGCGGACCGCCTGTACCTGGTCCCGCCGCCCGGCGACCCGGACCCGGCCGCCGTGATGCTTCCCTTCCTGGAGCGGGCCCGCGCGGCCGGGGCGCGCCGCGCCGTCCTGCTGAGCTCCTCCGCGCTGCCCGCCGGCGGCCCGGGCGTCGGCCGGGTGCACGCCGCGCTGCCCGGCCTCTTCGACGCGTGGACGGTGCTCCGCCCCTCCTGGTTCATGCAGAACTTCACCGGCGGCCATCCGCACGCACAGGACCTCCGCGAGCGCGGCGTCCTCACGACCGCCACCGGCGGCGGCCGGGTCGGCTTCGTCGACGCGGACGACATCGCCGCCGTGGCCGTCCGCGCCCTGACCGCCGAACCGGCCCTCCCCGCCGGCGATCTGGTGCTCACCGGCCCGCAGGCCCTGTCGTACGACGAGGTCGCCGCCGTCGTCAGCGAGGTCACCGGCCGGCCGGTACGCCACCGGGCCATCGGCCACGAGGCACTGCGCGACCGGCTGGCCGCCGGGATGCCCGCGGAGTTCGCCGCGCTGCTGGCCGGGCTGGACCGCGCGATCGCCGGCGGCGCCGAGGACCGGGTGACCGACACCGTGCAGCGCCTGACCGGGCGCCCGCCGCGCGCCTTCCGCACGCACGCGCAGGCCCACTGGTCCGGCGGGGCCGCCCGCATCCCGACGCCGTGA